A single window of Granulicella cerasi DNA harbors:
- a CDS encoding CDP-alcohol phosphatidyltransferase family protein produces the protein MLRLFVLPFLVIQILDGNWRTAFVLLWIAGLSDFFDGLFARWLKQHTTLGQYLDPIADKLLMSTLFLVLTHEGIIPRYVTVLVFSRDLGILLISTLLYITNILRDFRPSWLGKTSTAVQILTLLVVMTAQVWPCWPLAMLQRGLLLGVAWLAPLSAAQYAWITLRRVQSGGGGGSNSPAVAAEV, from the coding sequence ATGCTTCGTCTGTTTGTGCTGCCGTTTCTGGTCATCCAGATCCTCGACGGCAACTGGCGCACCGCCTTCGTGCTGCTCTGGATCGCCGGCCTTTCGGACTTCTTCGATGGCCTTTTCGCACGCTGGCTGAAGCAGCACACCACGCTCGGCCAATACCTCGACCCCATCGCGGACAAGCTGCTGATGTCCACGCTCTTCCTCGTGCTCACGCATGAGGGGATCATCCCGCGCTACGTTACGGTGCTGGTTTTCAGCCGCGATCTCGGCATCCTGCTGATCTCGACGCTGCTCTACATCACCAACATTCTGCGGGACTTCCGCCCGAGCTGGCTGGGCAAAACCAGCACCGCCGTGCAGATTCTCACGCTGCTCGTGGTGATGACCGCTCAGGTGTGGCCGTGCTGGCCGCTCGCGATGCTGCAGCGCGGTTTGCTGCTCGGTGTCGCCTGGCTGGCACCGCTTTCCGCCGCGCAGTACGCCTGGATCACGCTGCGCCGCGTCCAAAGCGGTGGAGGCGGTGGCAGCAACTCCCCGGCGGTCGCCGCAGAAGTTTAG
- a CDS encoding IscS subfamily cysteine desulfurase, whose protein sequence is MPESLGMNVVQSNKPLPEGVTLPIYMDNHATTPLDPRVLEQMMPYLTGIFGNAASRNHSFGWEAEQAVDKAREQIAKLIGCTSKEIIFTSGATESNNLAIKGVAEMYREKGNHIITQMTEHKAVLDTCKKLEKQGFIVTYLPVQADGLVDIEDIKAAITDKTILVSIMYASNEIGVIQPIKEIGALCHEKGIIFHTDAVQAVGKIPVNVLSDNIDLLSLSGHKIYGPKGVGALYVRRRNPRVQLTEQINGGGHERGMRSGTLNVPGIVGLGAACEICMNEMEAEGKRELELREYLQKKLETALDYTQVNGNMDHHLPGNLNMSFVYVEGESLLMGINDIAVSSGSACTSATLEPSYVLKALGLGDDVAHSSIRFGLGRFNTKAEVDYVADKLIDVVVKLRELSPLYEMVKEGIDLTKIEWAAH, encoded by the coding sequence ATGCCCGAATCCCTTGGAATGAATGTCGTCCAGTCGAACAAGCCGTTGCCCGAAGGCGTGACGCTGCCCATCTACATGGACAACCACGCGACCACGCCGCTTGATCCGCGCGTGCTCGAGCAGATGATGCCGTACCTGACGGGCATCTTCGGCAACGCGGCCAGCCGCAACCACTCGTTTGGCTGGGAAGCGGAGCAGGCAGTCGATAAGGCTCGCGAGCAGATCGCCAAGCTGATCGGCTGCACCTCGAAGGAGATCATCTTCACCTCCGGCGCGACCGAGTCGAACAACCTCGCCATCAAGGGCGTGGCTGAGATGTACCGCGAGAAGGGCAACCACATCATCACGCAGATGACCGAGCACAAGGCTGTGCTCGATACCTGCAAGAAGCTCGAGAAGCAGGGCTTCATCGTGACCTATCTGCCCGTGCAGGCTGACGGTCTCGTGGACATCGAAGACATCAAGGCCGCGATCACCGACAAGACGATCCTCGTTTCGATCATGTACGCGTCGAACGAAATCGGCGTGATCCAGCCGATCAAGGAAATCGGCGCTCTGTGCCACGAGAAGGGCATCATCTTCCACACAGACGCTGTGCAGGCCGTTGGCAAGATCCCCGTCAACGTGCTCTCGGACAACATCGACCTGCTCTCGCTGAGCGGCCACAAGATCTACGGCCCGAAGGGTGTGGGCGCGCTGTATGTTCGCCGCCGCAACCCGCGCGTCCAGCTCACGGAGCAGATCAACGGTGGCGGCCACGAGCGCGGCATGCGTTCGGGCACACTGAACGTCCCGGGCATCGTCGGCCTCGGCGCTGCTTGTGAGATCTGCATGAACGAGATGGAAGCGGAAGGCAAGCGCGAGCTCGAACTGCGCGAGTACCTGCAGAAGAAGCTCGAAACGGCGCTCGACTACACGCAGGTGAACGGCAACATGGACCACCACCTGCCGGGCAACCTGAACATGTCGTTCGTGTACGTGGAAGGCGAGAGCCTGCTGATGGGCATCAACGACATCGCGGTGTCGTCGGGTTCGGCCTGCACCTCGGCCACGCTGGAGCCGTCGTACGTGCTGAAGGCCCTCGGCCTCGGCGACGACGTAGCGCACAGCTCGATCCGCTTCGGTCTCGGCCGCTTCAACACCAAGGCTGAGGTGGACTACGTTGCCGACAAGCTGATCGACGTCGTCGTGAAGCTGCGCGAGCTTTCGCCGCTCTACGAGATGGTGAAGGAAGGCATCGACCTGACGAAGATCGAGTGGGCTGCCCACTAA
- a CDS encoding DUF3861 domain-containing protein — translation MRRNLRQYAIPQNPRHLSVHPTGMYRYKITLERVVDDAKPLPSGAPDDKLQFETVNHDDLFSIIARTRSKNQWTEDEAASLALGLKLFSEVVLAHRKEELFAPAWTALHEFIGNFKQVPVKE, via the coding sequence GTGCGTCGCAATCTGCGGCAATACGCGATCCCGCAGAATCCACGCCATCTTTCGGTTCATCCAACCGGCATGTATCGCTACAAGATCACGCTCGAACGTGTCGTCGATGATGCCAAGCCGCTGCCCTCGGGCGCGCCCGATGACAAGCTGCAGTTTGAGACCGTCAACCACGACGACCTCTTCTCCATCATTGCGCGCACGCGCTCCAAGAACCAGTGGACCGAGGATGAAGCCGCATCGCTGGCGCTCGGCTTGAAGCTCTTCAGCGAAGTCGTCCTCGCCCACCGCAAGGAAGAGCTCTTCGCCCCCGCATGGACGGCGCTGCATGAGTTCATCGGCAACTTCAAGCAAGTTCCCGTCAAGGAATAG
- the rfbA gene encoding glucose-1-phosphate thymidylyltransferase RfbA: protein MKGIILAGGSGTRLHPVTLATSKQLMPVYDKPMIYYPLSALMLAGIREILIISTPADTPRFQQLLGDGSQWGVSLQYAVQPSPDGLAQAFIIGKEFLAGDASCLVLGDNIFYGHEFAHDLREAAKTTKDSNTAQVFAYPVTDPERYGVVEFDKDRKAISLEEKPKQPRSRYAVTGIYFYPPDVVEVAAGIKPSPRGELEITDVNSWYLERERLNVSVLGRGMAWLDTGTHDSLLEASMFIQTIEKRQGLKVACPEEISYRLGWISAEQLQAFADNYGKSTYGEYLRRLTKEIVY, encoded by the coding sequence ATGAAGGGAATCATCCTTGCCGGAGGCTCCGGCACGCGTCTTCATCCGGTAACGCTGGCGACCTCCAAGCAGTTGATGCCGGTGTACGACAAGCCGATGATCTACTACCCGCTTTCGGCGCTCATGCTTGCGGGCATTCGCGAGATCCTCATCATCTCCACCCCGGCGGACACGCCGCGCTTCCAGCAGTTGCTGGGCGACGGCTCGCAGTGGGGAGTTTCGCTGCAGTACGCCGTGCAGCCTTCGCCGGACGGCCTCGCGCAGGCCTTCATCATCGGCAAGGAGTTCCTCGCCGGCGACGCCAGCTGCCTGGTGCTGGGCGACAACATCTTCTACGGCCACGAGTTCGCACACGACCTGCGCGAAGCTGCGAAGACCACAAAGGACTCCAACACGGCCCAGGTCTTCGCCTACCCGGTTACCGACCCCGAGCGTTACGGCGTGGTCGAGTTCGACAAGGACCGCAAGGCGATTTCGCTTGAAGAGAAGCCGAAGCAGCCGCGCTCGCGCTACGCCGTCACGGGCATCTACTTCTATCCGCCGGACGTTGTCGAGGTGGCCGCAGGCATCAAGCCTTCACCGCGTGGCGAGCTTGAGATCACGGACGTGAACTCCTGGTATCTCGAACGCGAGCGCCTGAACGTCAGCGTTCTCGGTCGCGGCATGGCGTGGCTCGACACCGGCACGCACGATTCGCTGCTCGAAGCCTCGATGTTCATCCAGACGATCGAAAAGCGTCAGGGCCTGAAGGTCGCCTGCCCCGAGGAAATCAGCTATCGCCTCGGCTGGATCAGCGCCGAGCAGTTGCAGGCCTTCGCCGACAACTACGGCAAGAGCACCTACGGCGAGTACCTCCGCCGCCTGACGAAGGAAATCGTCTACTAA
- a CDS encoding RrF2 family transcriptional regulator, with protein MLRLTKKADYGLMALKYLAEQQQFSASGVAAASAKAIAEAYHIPPQLLAKILQTLAKAGLLVSHAGTNGGYALARPSAEINAFEVIRAIDGPLFITSCITIHGTCDLAGHCTIKEPLRKVNDSIKDLLSGIHIADLVESDAAPANALAGGLVSIAL; from the coding sequence ATGCTGCGACTGACAAAAAAAGCGGACTACGGACTGATGGCGCTCAAGTACCTTGCCGAGCAGCAGCAGTTCAGCGCCTCCGGTGTAGCTGCGGCTTCGGCCAAGGCGATTGCCGAGGCCTACCACATCCCGCCGCAGTTGCTGGCAAAGATCCTGCAGACGCTGGCGAAGGCCGGCCTGTTGGTTTCTCATGCGGGAACGAATGGCGGCTACGCGCTGGCCCGCCCTTCGGCGGAGATCAATGCGTTTGAGGTCATCCGTGCCATCGATGGTCCGCTCTTTATTACAAGTTGCATCACGATTCACGGAACTTGCGACCTTGCAGGCCATTGCACCATCAAAGAACCGTTGCGCAAAGTGAACGACTCCATCAAGGACCTGCTAAGCGGCATTCATATTGCCGACCTCGTCGAGTCGGACGCTGCGCCCGCAAACGCGCTGGCGGGTGGACTCGTTTCCATCGCGCTGTAA
- the rfbB gene encoding dTDP-glucose 4,6-dehydratase — protein MPIPVSAASAILVTGGAGFIGSNFVLEHLSDASACPVVNLDVLTYAANPANLDPLKGDARHTFVHGDILDGKLIRELLATHKPRAIVHFAAESHVDRSILGPSAFLKTNIDGTFSLLEAAREYYNGLSEDEKPHFRFLHVSTDEVYGTLKPEDPAFHEDTPFAPNSPYAASKASSDHLVRAWQHTYGLPTLITNCSNNYGPLQFPEKLIPLILHNALAGKPLPIYGDGQQVRDWLYVADHCRAIEAVLATGRIGETYNVGGSNQQTNMVVVTTLCKLLDELKPAAQSYSKQITHVTDRPGHDRRYAIDARKIEGELNWKAQESFETGLRKTVEWYLANQAWVEGVTSGAYRNWVESNYSAREVTA, from the coding sequence ATGCCCATTCCCGTATCGGCGGCCTCCGCCATTCTCGTAACCGGCGGTGCCGGCTTTATTGGTTCAAACTTCGTGCTGGAACACCTGTCCGACGCCTCCGCGTGTCCGGTGGTGAACCTCGACGTGCTGACCTACGCGGCGAACCCCGCGAACCTCGACCCGCTCAAGGGCGATGCGCGCCACACCTTTGTCCACGGCGACATTCTGGACGGCAAGCTGATCCGCGAGCTGCTGGCCACACACAAGCCGCGCGCAATCGTGCACTTCGCCGCTGAAAGCCATGTCGACCGTTCGATCCTCGGCCCCTCGGCCTTCCTCAAGACGAACATCGATGGCACCTTCAGCCTGCTCGAAGCCGCGCGTGAGTACTACAACGGCCTGAGCGAAGACGAGAAGCCGCACTTCCGCTTTCTGCACGTCTCGACAGACGAGGTTTACGGCACGCTGAAGCCCGAAGATCCGGCCTTCCACGAAGACACACCCTTTGCGCCGAACAGCCCGTATGCGGCCTCCAAGGCGAGCTCGGACCACCTGGTGCGCGCCTGGCAGCACACCTATGGCCTGCCCACGCTGATCACCAACTGCTCGAACAACTATGGTCCGCTGCAGTTCCCCGAGAAGCTGATTCCGCTGATCCTGCACAACGCTCTCGCGGGCAAGCCGCTGCCGATCTACGGCGACGGCCAGCAGGTGCGCGACTGGCTCTATGTGGCCGACCACTGCCGCGCCATCGAAGCGGTACTCGCAACCGGCCGCATCGGCGAAACCTACAACGTGGGCGGATCGAACCAGCAGACGAACATGGTCGTCGTAACGACGCTTTGCAAGCTGCTCGACGAGCTGAAGCCCGCGGCGCAAAGCTACAGCAAGCAGATCACGCACGTCACCGATCGCCCGGGCCACGACCGCCGCTACGCCATCGACGCACGCAAGATCGAAGGCGAGCTCAACTGGAAGGCGCAGGAAAGCTTCGAGACCGGCCTCCGCAAGACCGTGGAGTGGTACCTCGCGAACCAGGCTTGGGTCGAGGGCGTGACCTCGGGCGCCTACCGCAACTGGGTGGAGAGCAACTACAGCGCGCGCGAGGTGACGGCATGA
- a CDS encoding NAD-dependent malic enzyme: MPPIPRSTPEIVETSLTGLGLLNTPIFNKGTAFTEEERDEFSLHGLLPPQIGTLDQQVARRLKAFRSQPDAFSKYTFMRDLQDVNETLFYALITRNVEEMLPVVYTPAVGEGCQRFSEIWRKPRGVFLSYPNQDRIERILNHPRYDGVRCIVVSDGERILGLGDQGAGGMGIPIGKLALYTALAGIHPLSCLPVFLDVGTDNEERRNDPLYLGWKHERVRGPEYDNFVDRFVRAVKKRWPHVLLQWEDFAGANAGKLLEKYRNQLPSFNDDIQGTAAVALSTVLAAANATGMPLREHRFLFVGFGAAGCGIASFLELALKHAGLSDEEARSRFYAIDRPGLLMDSTPGMHPSQQPFARKASETESWQHMPDGGVSLLETVERVRPTVMIGVSGQPGAFSEEVVRAMAKHVERPVILPLSNPTSRAEATPHDLIHWTDGKAIIGTGSPYAPVEYNGQTYRTVQTNNSYIFPGLALGIVAARARRVSDGMIMAAAEALAAMSPTVKNASAPLLPPLDTLREVSWNVAVAVAREAEKEGLTALRGADLEASLHATIWEPVYLPFKRRRG; the protein is encoded by the coding sequence ATGCCTCCGATTCCACGCTCGACTCCGGAAATCGTCGAGACCTCGCTCACCGGCCTCGGTCTTCTCAATACCCCGATCTTCAACAAGGGCACCGCGTTCACTGAAGAGGAGCGCGATGAATTCTCGCTGCACGGCTTGCTGCCGCCGCAGATCGGCACGCTCGACCAGCAGGTTGCGCGCCGTCTGAAGGCCTTCCGCTCGCAGCCGGACGCCTTCTCGAAGTACACCTTCATGCGCGACCTGCAGGACGTGAATGAGACGCTTTTCTACGCGCTTATCACGCGCAACGTCGAAGAGATGTTGCCGGTCGTGTACACGCCGGCCGTAGGCGAAGGCTGCCAGCGCTTCTCGGAGATCTGGCGCAAGCCACGCGGCGTGTTCTTGTCTTACCCGAACCAGGACCGCATCGAGCGCATCCTCAACCATCCGCGCTATGACGGCGTGCGCTGCATCGTTGTCTCGGACGGCGAACGCATCCTCGGCCTGGGTGATCAGGGTGCGGGAGGCATGGGCATCCCCATCGGCAAGCTCGCGCTGTACACGGCGCTTGCGGGCATTCACCCGCTGAGCTGCCTGCCGGTCTTCCTCGACGTCGGCACCGACAACGAAGAGCGCCGCAACGATCCGCTCTACCTCGGCTGGAAGCACGAGCGTGTGCGTGGGCCAGAGTATGACAACTTCGTCGACCGCTTCGTGCGTGCGGTGAAGAAGCGTTGGCCGCATGTCTTGCTGCAGTGGGAAGACTTCGCCGGCGCCAACGCAGGCAAGCTCCTTGAGAAGTATCGCAACCAATTGCCGAGCTTCAACGACGACATTCAAGGCACTGCGGCGGTCGCGCTTTCGACGGTTCTTGCTGCGGCCAACGCAACCGGTATGCCGCTACGTGAGCACCGCTTCCTTTTCGTCGGCTTCGGCGCAGCGGGTTGCGGCATCGCGAGCTTCCTCGAGCTCGCGCTGAAGCATGCGGGGCTTTCGGATGAAGAGGCGCGCAGTCGCTTCTATGCGATTGATCGTCCCGGTTTGCTGATGGACTCGACGCCCGGCATGCATCCTTCGCAGCAGCCGTTTGCGCGCAAGGCCAGCGAGACCGAGAGCTGGCAGCACATGCCCGATGGCGGAGTATCGCTGCTCGAAACCGTGGAACGTGTGCGCCCGACCGTGATGATCGGCGTCAGCGGACAGCCCGGCGCGTTCAGCGAAGAGGTGGTGCGTGCGATGGCGAAGCATGTCGAGCGCCCGGTGATCCTGCCGCTTTCCAACCCGACTTCGCGCGCCGAAGCGACGCCGCATGACCTCATCCACTGGACCGACGGCAAGGCGATCATCGGCACCGGAAGCCCATACGCTCCGGTGGAGTACAACGGCCAGACGTACCGCACGGTGCAGACGAACAACTCCTACATCTTCCCCGGTCTTGCGCTTGGCATCGTGGCTGCGCGCGCGCGTCGTGTGTCGGACGGCATGATCATGGCCGCGGCGGAAGCGCTCGCGGCGATGTCGCCGACGGTGAAGAATGCAAGCGCTCCGCTGCTTCCGCCGCTCGATACGCTGCGCGAGGTTTCGTGGAACGTCG
- a CDS encoding sugar transferase produces MTPQVNTITEERLGFDATATPAQTEAAMIVQNRTFRMLRDMRWMLLDLVLLTATLLQMGLAATLRHRGMTFSQWVAGSVAVSDVMLVVACLLVWAPMMWAVGLYRQYSLRAIVSRVLLSMLICATTVWGVGHVVHPGIPLAWNAMLFFFAGTAVLLLPRLAVMAWAQLGLAESRTKLNVVVVGSGRQAHIMAWKLRHHANQDYNVIGYIDAVPNDSADREIGQHLCTLDELEPFLMEHAVDEMHIALPVKSHYNEIQHVVNMCALAGIEPHYPAELFSSDVTKSTRTQDGRVVLRMTHNDSRMLLKRMMDITVSSLVLLIASPIMLIIAIGVKLTSKGPIFFQQTRYGLNKRRFGMLKFRSMVVDAEARQADIEHMNEAGGPVFKITRDPRVTRLGAFLRKTSLDELPQLLNVLKGQMSLVGPRPLNQRDVQRFSELHLMRRFSVLPGMTGLWQVSGRSSLGFDQWITLDLKYIDEWSLKLDMRILLMTIPAVLFGRGAS; encoded by the coding sequence ATGACCCCTCAGGTAAACACGATCACCGAAGAACGGCTTGGTTTCGACGCAACCGCCACACCGGCACAAACCGAGGCAGCAATGATTGTGCAGAACCGTACCTTTCGCATGTTGCGCGATATGCGCTGGATGTTGCTTGACCTCGTACTGCTAACCGCCACCCTGTTGCAGATGGGCCTTGCTGCCACGCTGCGCCATCGAGGCATGACGTTTTCGCAGTGGGTCGCTGGCTCCGTCGCCGTGAGCGATGTGATGCTGGTCGTCGCCTGCCTTCTGGTTTGGGCGCCGATGATGTGGGCCGTGGGTCTCTATCGCCAGTACAGCCTGCGTGCGATCGTAAGCCGCGTGCTGCTCTCCATGCTGATCTGCGCGACCACCGTTTGGGGCGTGGGACATGTGGTTCATCCCGGCATCCCGCTCGCGTGGAACGCGATGCTCTTCTTCTTTGCAGGCACAGCGGTGCTGCTGCTGCCGCGCCTTGCCGTGATGGCGTGGGCGCAGCTGGGGCTGGCTGAAAGCCGCACCAAGCTGAACGTGGTCGTCGTGGGCAGCGGCCGCCAGGCACACATCATGGCATGGAAGCTGCGCCACCACGCGAACCAGGATTACAACGTCATCGGCTACATCGACGCCGTGCCGAACGACTCTGCTGACCGCGAGATCGGCCAGCACCTCTGCACGCTCGACGAGCTTGAGCCGTTCCTCATGGAGCACGCCGTTGACGAGATGCACATCGCGCTTCCGGTGAAGTCGCACTACAACGAGATTCAGCATGTGGTGAACATGTGCGCGCTCGCCGGCATCGAGCCGCACTACCCTGCCGAGCTCTTCTCTTCCGACGTTACGAAGTCCACACGCACGCAGGATGGCCGCGTGGTGCTGCGCATGACGCACAACGACAGCCGCATGCTGCTCAAGCGCATGATGGACATCACTGTCTCATCGCTCGTGCTGCTCATCGCCAGCCCGATCATGCTTATCATCGCGATCGGGGTGAAGCTCACGAGCAAGGGCCCGATCTTCTTCCAGCAGACGCGCTACGGCTTGAACAAGCGTCGCTTCGGCATGTTGAAGTTCCGCTCCATGGTCGTCGACGCCGAAGCGCGCCAGGCGGACATCGAGCACATGAACGAAGCCGGTGGACCGGTCTTCAAGATCACGCGTGACCCGCGTGTGACGCGCCTCGGAGCGTTCCTGCGCAAGACCTCGCTCGACGAACTGCCGCAGTTGCTCAACGTGCTGAAGGGCCAGATGTCGCTCGTAGGCCCGCGTCCGCTGAACCAGCGCGACGTGCAGCGCTTCAGCGAACTGCACCTGATGCGCCGCTTCTCCGTGCTGCCCGGCATGACCGGCCTGTGGCAGGTGAGCGGTCGCTCCAGCCTGGGCTTCGATCAGTGGATCACCCTCGACCTGAAGTACATCGACGAGTGGAGCCTGAAGCTCGACATGCGCATCCTGCTGATGACGATTCCTGCTGTTCTCTTCGGTCGCGGCGCCAGCTAA